One region of Armigeres subalbatus isolate Guangzhou_Male chromosome 3, GZ_Asu_2, whole genome shotgun sequence genomic DNA includes:
- the LOC134219997 gene encoding uncharacterized protein LOC134219997, with product MLAVDCLVGGLLLGSIGVNVLALGAFWVTPSLRTTANRFVINLLIVNLVCCIILGPSLLLNAFTSKTTISTVSPSTVVVLAATTVSTSTTNATEASTSGNSGLPFATVINTTATDGNSVNNQTDRIIKCLNATTTTTTIDCDTILIRSNVNIEDALHVKTSRDDVIDLKLTLTKIRCWGLDLAVALGALSVLLVVGDTWCAITDPLRYHSRISELKAWAFIATTWLLGIAFGIASGFRGDQKNITLFNNRITSAEAAAALESSHLNNKNLTAVHHEYGLINHLNISEDLYNTIFSYTYFVIVILLPFALVCGMYWRIFSEARESGQRMRQNGSSPLLQSALNLAAVSAQKQAEKQAEQLRQQSDRDGCDGLTMKIDKQIHYEDETITVNSIQQSSSIRSKDVCLKPLLSPTPAHQCKQISEDKPAAVQIANNTTAVELLYTPISKPKPSMKQDRNHNIMLTPPSDPPGKIRRNHSAGRLVSFCEPNQEIRPGLRQVHSTPNFQNIASQEFDHIGNHHILSLPAVHVPPKALSYMTSIRHRLSNASSLFKYREESRAARISILVIIMFLVSYLPYGVLVLMQGHVDLVLISDQALLAIFTVVVANLSSPFIFAYRNKRVRRGVKRLLGIDRKTNERLQKLTSSNTHFNNNNYNTNISFHQATPNGTATGPDGADSNGFGLQHHKSHKVRIANLSRSNSSCKYLTPNHAAAVAVANGFIVEFERYPSDELNSLCIQKKSILKRVCDSSRKWGCNFATNSCTSNDEQTEV from the coding sequence CTTGGTATGTTGTATAATTCTGGGCCCATCGCTGCTGCTGAATGCATTTACATCGAAAACGACGATATCGACGGTTTCTCCGTCAACGGTGGTGGTACTGGCCGCAACCACCGTGTCAACCTCGACGACAAACGCTACGGAGGCATCGACCTCCGGAAACAGTGGACTTCCATTCGCGACCGTCATAAATACCACCGCCACAGACGGCAATAGTGTAAATAATCAAACTGATAGGATAATTAAATGCTTGAATGCCACCACAACTACAACCACCATCGATTGTGATACTATTTTGATAAGAAGCAATGTAAATATTGAAGATGCGCTGCACGTGAAAACTTCTCGTGATGATGTAATCGATCTGAAACTGACGCTAACCAAGATAAGATGCTGGGGGCTCGACCTGGCCGTGGCTCTTGGTGCTCTCTCAGTGCTGCTAGTAGTCGGCGATACGTGGTGTGCCATTACCGACCCCCTGAGGTACCATTCTAGAATTTCCGAGCTCAAGGCTTGGGCATTCATCGCAACAACTTGGCTGCTGGGGATAGCCTTCGGAATTGCTTCCGGATTTCGCGGTGACCAGAAAAACATTACTCTATTCAACAACCGGATAACAAGTGCTGAAGCAGCGGCAGCACTCGAATCTAGtcatttaaataataaaaacctAACGGCCGTCCACCATGAATATGGCCTCATAAATCATCTCAATATTTCCGAGGACTTGTACAACACAATTTTCTCCTACACATACTTTGTGATTGTGATTCTGTTGCCGTTTGCGCTCGTATGTGGTATGTATTGGAGGATATTTTCGGAAGCCCGTGAGAGCGGTCAGCGGATGCGGCAAAATGGATCTTCTCCGCTGCTGCAGAGTGCACTGAATCTGGCAGCCGTTTCGGCACAGAAGCAAGCAGAAAAACAAGCCGAACAGCTGCGCCAGCAGTCGGACCGTGACGGTTGCGACGGGCTGACAATGAAAATCGATAAACAGATTCATTATGAAGATGAAACCATAACTGTAAATAGTATTCAACAAAGCAGTAGTATTAGAAGCAAGGATGTCTGTTTGAAGCCTTTGTTATCGCCTACACCAGCACACCAGTGCAAACAAATTTCGGAAGACAAACCGGCAGCAGTACAAATTGCCAACAACACCACCGCAGTAGAATTACTGTACACACCAATTAGCAAACCGAAACCATCGATGAAACAAGACCGAAACCACAACATCATGTTAACGCCGCCTTCTGACCCACCTGGCAAAATTCGACGCAACCACAGTGCCGGTCGGTTAGTCAGCTTCTGTGAGCCAAATCAGGAAATACGCCCTGGCTTGCGGCAAGTTCACTCAACaccaaatttccaaaatatcGCATCACAAGAGTTTGACCACATCGGTAACCATCACATACTCTCCTTGCCTGCGGTACACGTGCCCCCGAAGGCACTGAGCTACATGACTTCGATTCGACATCGGCTCTCGAATGCATCTTCCCTGTTCAAATACCGCGAAGAATCACGTGCAGCtagaatcagcattctggttaTAATTATGTTTCTCGTATCGTACCTCCCGTACGGAGTGCTGGTACTGATGCAGGGCCACGTGGACTTGGTGCTGATTTCCGACCAAGCCCTGCTGGCTATTTTTACGGTGGTTGTCGCGAATCTGAGCTCGCCGTTCATCTTTGCCTACCGTAACAAACGGGTCCGTCGGGGCGTTAAACGTTTGCTGGGGATCGACAGGAAAACCAATGAGCGGCTGCAGAAGCTCACCAGCAGTAACACCCatttcaacaacaacaactacAACACCAACATCAGCTTTCATCAAGCCACCCCCAACGGGACAGCCACCGGACCGGACGGTGCGGATTCCAATGGGTTCGGGTTGCAGCACCATAAATCGCACAAGGTACGAATCGCCAATCTCTCGCGGAGTAACAGTTCGTGCAAGTACCTTACCCCGAACCACGCGGCAGCCGTCGCCGTGGCCAATGGGTTCATCGTCGAGTTCGAGCGGTATCCATCGGACGAGCTCAACAGTCTGTGCATCCAGAAGAAATCGATACTGAAACGAGTCTGTGATAGCTCACGGAAGTGGGGCTGCAACTTTGCCACCAACTCCTGCACCAGCAACGACGAGCAGACGGAGGTTTAA